The following are encoded in a window of Panicum virgatum strain AP13 chromosome 5N, P.virgatum_v5, whole genome shotgun sequence genomic DNA:
- the LOC120673615 gene encoding insulin-degrading enzyme-like 1, peroxisomal isoform X2 codes for MSQDAVLREIKAVDSEHKKNLLSDGWRMYQLQKHLASKDHPYHKFSTGSWETLETKPKERGLDIRHELLKFYENYSANLMHLVVYGKESLDCIQGLVDRLFSDIKNTDRISFKCPSHPLSEEHLQLLVKALPIEEGDYLRLIWPIIPSIQFYKEGPCHYLSHLIGHEGEGSIFHIIKELGWAMNLMAGESTNSTEYSFFSVSMRLTDAGHEHMEDIVGWIFKYLFLLKEDGVHEWIFNELVAINETEFHYQDKIDPISYVTGTVSSMRLFPPEEWLVGSALPSKYVPQRIMMILDQLSPERVRIFWESKKFEGCTTSAEPWYNTSYSVENVTPSVIQQWIQKAPTEKLHLPEPNMFIPKDFALKEVTEKVTFPKVLRKTPLSRLWYKPDLLFSTPKVHIIIDFHCPLSSHSPEAYVSTDLFVDLLVDYLNAYAYDAQIAGLYYSIYLTSDGFQVSLGGYNDKMRVLLNAILKQIANFEVKPNRFSALKETTVKDYQNFNFRQPHSQASFYVSLILEDKKWPVAEKLEALAKLESDSLAKFLPNLLSKTFLECYIQGNIEPSEAKSIAQEIEDTIFNTPNTMFKSMSPSQYLTKRVIMLENELKCHYQIEGLNQKNENSSVIQYIQVHQDDASSNIKLQLFSLIASQPAFNQLRTVEQLGYITSLSLRSDYGVWALQVLIQSTVKDPSYLDARIDEFFKMFESKIHELSDKDFKRNVKSLIDSKLEKFKNLWEESHFYWGEIDAGILKFDRVESEVALLRELKKEEFIAFFDQYIKLDAPQRRTLSVQVFSGNHSAEFKKAAAEADPPKTYRITDIFGFKRSRPLYSSLKGGPGRITMD; via the exons GAAGTTGGGAAACACTGGAAACTAAACCAAAAGAGAGGGGCTTGGACATCAGGCATGAACTTCTGAAGTTTTATGAGAATTATTCAGCAAATCTTATGCACCTTGTTGTCTATGGAAAGG AGAGCCTCGATTGCATTCAGGGCTTGGTTGATCGTTTGTTTAGTGACATAAAAAACACTGACCGGATAAGCTTCAAGTGTCCGAGTCATCCTCTTTCAGAGGAACATTTGCAG CTTCTTGTCAAAGCACTGCCAATCGAAGAAGGCGACTATCTAAGATTAATATGGCCAATTATACCTAGCATCCAGTTCTACAAAGAAGGTCCTTGCCACTATCTGAGTCACCTTATTGGGCATGAAGGCGAGGGGTCCATCTTCCATATAATAAAGGAACTAG GATGGGCCATGAACTTGATGGCTGGAGAGAGCACTAACAGCACTGAATATTCTTTTTTCTCAGTAAGCATGAGGCTCACTGATGCTGGTCATG AACACATGGAAGATATTGTTGGGTGGATCTTCAAATATCTTTTTCTATTAAAAGAAGATGGAGTTCATGAGTGGATATTTAATGAG CTTGTGGCAATAAATGAAACGGAGTTCCATTATCAAGACAAAATTGATCCAATCAGctatgtgacgggtactgtctCAAGTATGCGG TTGTTCCCGCCAGAAGAGTGGCTGGTTGGATCAGCATTGCCATCGAAGTATGTACCACAAAGAATAATGATGATACTCGATCAGTTGTCACCTGAAAGAGTAAG AATATTCTGGGAgtccaaaaaatttgaaggaTGTACTACCTCTGCTGAGCCCTGGTATAATACATCATATTCTGTTGAAAATGTTACTCCTTCTGTGATACAG CAATGGATTCAAAAAGCTCCCACGGAGAAACTCCACCTCCCAGAGCCTAACATGTTCATTCCAAAGGATTTTGCTCTTAAAGAAGTGACTGAAAAG GTTACTTTTCCAAAAGTATTAAGGAAGACACCACTTTCACGGTTGTGGTATAAGCCTGATTTGCTGTTCTCCACGCCAAAGGTTCACATTATAATTGATTTCCACTGCCCATTATCAAGCCACTCCCCGGAAGCATATGTTTCTACTGATCTCTTTGTTGATTTGTTAGTGGATTATTTGAACGCTTATG CTTATGATGCTCAAATTGCTGGTTTATACTATTCAATATATCTTACTTCGGATGGATTCCAG GTCTCCTTAGGTGGTTACAATGATAAGATGAGGGTTCTCCTAAATGCCATACTGAAGCAAATTGCTAATTTTGAAGTTAAGCCAAACAGGTTTTCTGCCCTGAAG GAAACTACAGTCAAGGACTACCAAAATTTCAATTTCAGGCAACCACATTCTCAAGCTTCATTCTATGTATCTTTAATATTAGAAGATAAAAAATGGCCTGTAGCTGAGAAACTTGAAGCTCTTGCGAAGCTTGAATCAGATTCTCTCGCGAAGTTCTTACCAAACTTGCTATCAAAGACATTTTTGGAATGTTATATTCAAG GGAACATTGAACCAAGTGAGGCCAAATCCATTGCACAGGAGATTGAGGACACTATATTCAATACCCCCAATACTATGTTCAAATCCATGTCTCCATCACAATATCTGACTAAAAGGGTTATCATGCTTGAAAATGAATTGAAATGCCACTACCAAATTGAGGgcttaaatcagaaaaatgagaATTCATCAGTTATCCAATATATCCAG GTACATCAAGATGATGCCAGTTCGAATATCAAACTTCAGCTGTTCTCTTTAATTGCTAGCCAGCCTGCCTTCAATCAGCTGCGGACAGTTGAGCAACTTGGGTATATAACAAGTCTTTCTCTAAG ATCCGACTATGGAGTCTGGGCGCTCCAGGTGCTTATTCAGTCCACAGTTAAG GATCCTTCGTACCTTGATGCTAGAATTGACGAATTCTTCAAGATGTTTGAAAGCAAAATCCATGAACTGTCTGACAAGGATTTCAAG AGAAATGTGAAATCACTCATTGATTCTAAACTGGAGAAGTTCAAAAACTTGTGGGAGGAATCTCATTTCTACTGGGGAGAGATTGACGCAGGGATTCTCAAGTTCGATAGGGTCGAGTCTGAG GTCGCCCTCCTAAGGGAGCTGAAGAAAGAAGAATTCATTGCGTTCTTCGATCAGTACATAAAATTGGATGCGCCCCAAAGGAGGACACTAAGCGTGCAAGTCTTCAGTGGCAACCATTCGGCAGAGTTCAAGAAGGCGGCCGCCGAAGCTGATCCACCGAAAACGTACAGGATTACAGACATATTCGGCTTCAAACGATCGAGGCCGCTGTACAGCTCACTCAAGGGAGGTCCGGGCAGGATCACAATGGATTGA
- the LOC120675994 gene encoding L-type lectin-domain containing receptor kinase IX.1-like, with the protein MGISGGGAGAGAGALLVLVLLLLPPPAAPFSFTYNFTSPSDTPPPGIAFQGDAFYNKAIRLTRDERLGPITSSAGRAFYSRAVPLADPVTRRPASFAAAFAFSIAAPDPAAASGDGIAFFLSPFPSALPGASAGGLLGLFNSSAPRAGRLVAVEFDTYKNDWDPSGDHVGVDIGGIVSAATADWPTSMKDGRTAHARVAYDAGARNLTVALSYGAARPNATADVLLWYAVDLRDHLPDSVAIGFSAATGEAAELHQVLYWEFTSTVNPKEETVVLWVVLGLCGLLIVLVGAGVVWFVKQWRKTGEFDDGDIVVDDVMGGEYDELADEFVVESGPRRFRYAELAAATRNFAEDRKLGQGGFGAVYRGFLKELGLEVAIKRVSKGSTQGRKEYAAEVRIISQLRHRHLVRLVGWCHEHHGDFLLVYELMPNGSVDHHLYGKGVLLTGPTRYDVALGLASAMLYLHEECAQCIVHRDIKPSNVMLDATFSAKLGDFGLAKLVEHGSQPYTTALAGTLGYLAPECVMTGKASRESDVYSFGVVALEIACGRRPAELNEEPSKARLVPWVWELYSKNALLEAADWRLKGQFDEKQMERLMVVGLWCAHPDYAHRPSIRQALNVLKFEAPLPLLPPKMPVPTYFPLPDLLAPISVGGASSTEDPGISDCGSSGQVSSVRDRLLEP; encoded by the coding sequence ATGGGGAtctccggcggcggggcgggggcgggggccggGGCCCTGCTCGTgctcgtcctcctgctgctcccgcCCCCCGCGGCGCCCTTCTCCTTCACGTACAACTTCACCTCGCCCTCGgacacgccgccgcccgggatCGCCTTCCAGGGCGACGCCTTCTACAACAAGGCCATCCGCCTCACCCGCGACGAGCGCCTCGGGCCCATCACCAGCAGCGCCGGCCGCGCCTTCTACTCCCGCGCCGTCCCGCTCGCCGACCCCGTCACCCGCCGCCcggcctccttcgccgccgccttcgccttcTCCATCGCTGCCCCggacccggccgccgcctcgggcGACGGGAtcgccttcttcctctccccgTTCCCCTCCGCGCTCCCGGGCGCCTCCGCGGGGGGCCTCCTCGGCCTCTTCAACTCCTCCGCCCCCCGCGCGGGGCGGCTCGTCGCCGTCGAGTTCGACACCTACAAGAACGACTGGGACCCCAGCGGCGACCACGTCGGCGTCGACATCGGCGGGATCGtctcggccgccaccgccgactgGCCCACCAGCATGAAGGACGGCCGCACAGCGCACGCGCGCGTCGCCTACGACGCCGGCGCCAGGAACCTCACCGTCGCGCTCTCCTACGGCGCCGCGCGCCCCAACGCCACGGCCGACGTCCTGCTCTGGTACGCCGTCGATCTGAGGGACCACCTGCCCGACTCCGTCGCCATCGGCTTCTCCGCCGCCACGGGCGAGGCCGCGGAGCTGCACCAGGTGCTCTACTGGGAGTTCACCTCCACCGTCAACCCCAAGGAGGAGACGGTGGTCCTGTGGGTGGTGCTAGGACTGTGCGGTTTGCTTATCGTGCTCGTCGGCGCGGGCGTCGTTTGGTTCGTCAAGCAATGGAGGAAGACCGGGGAGTTCGACGACGGTGACATCGTGGTCGACGACGTGATGGGAGGCGAGTACGACGAGCTCGCGGACGAGTTCGTCGTCGAGAGCGGCCCGAGAAGGTTCCGGTACGCCGaattggcggcggcgacgaggaatTTCGCCGAGGACCGGAAGCTCGGGCAGGGCGGGTTCGGCGCCGTGTACCGGGGGTTCCTGAAGGAGCTCGGCTTGGAGGTGGCCATCAAGAGGGTGTCCAAGGGCTCGACGCAGGGGCGCAAGGAGTACGCCGCCGAGGTGCGCATCATCAGCCAGCTCCGCCACCGGCACCTCGTCCGCCTCGTCGGCTGGTGCCACGAGCACCACGGCGACTTCCTGCTCGTGTACGAGCTCATGCCCAACGGCAGCGTCGACCACCACCTCTACGGCAAGGGCGTGCTCCTCACCGGGCCGACGCGCTACGACGTCGCGCTGGGCCTCGCGTCGGCGATGCTCTACCTCCACGAGGAGTGCGCGCAGTGCATCGTCCACCGCGACATCAAGCCGAGCAATGTCATGCTGGACGCCACCTTCAGCGCAAAGCTCGGGGACTTCGGCCTCGCCAAGCTCGTCGAGCACGGCAGCCAGCCGTACACCACAGCACTGGCCGGCACGCTGGGCTACTTGGCGCCGGAATGCGTGATGACAGGCAAGGCTAGCCGGGAGTCGgacgtgtacagcttcggcGTCGTGGCGCTTGAGATCGCGTGCGGCCGACGGCCGGCGGAGCTCAACGAGGAGCCAAGCAAGGCGAGGCTGGTGCCATGGGTGTGGGAGCTGTATAGCAAGAACGCCCTCCTTGAAGCAGCAGACTGGAGGCTCAAGGGGCAGTTTGATGAGAAGCAGATGGAGCGCCTGATGGTTGTAGGATTGTGGTGCGCTCACCCTGACTACGCACATAGGCCAAGCATCAGGCAGGCCCTGAACGTGCTTAAATTCGAGGCGCCATTGCCGTTGCTGCCGCCCAAGATGCCCGTGCCGACGTACTTCCCGTTGCCTGATTTGCTTGCTCCGATTTCCGTTGGAGGCGCATCGAGCACCGAGGATCCAGGTATTAGTGATTGTGGATCCTCCGGTCAAGTTTCATCAGTCAGAGATAGGCTGCTGGAGCCCTGA